GTGGAACGAAAGTGGAACGTAAAGGTCGCGAAGACTTGAAAATATTTGCAGATTTAATGAAAGAAACAGGTGAGCGTGATGGCTTCTTAACACGTGATGTTTCTTATTTTGAAACGATTTATGATGCCCTTCATCCAGATGGTGATGCGGAATTGTTCTTAGTGAAACTTGAACCGAAACCTGTTTTAGCTGAGTTAAAGGTAGAACAACAAAAGTTACAAGCTGAAATGGATACGTTAGCTGAAAAAGATCAAAACAACAAAAAAGTTCAAAATAAGTTAAAAGATGCAGCACAAAAAATGAAGAAAAACCAAGCACTCATTGACGATATGACACAACTTGAACGGACGCATCCAGAGGGCATTTATTTATCAGGGGCATTGCTGATGTTTGCGGGGCACAAATCGTATTATCTTTATGGTGCTTCATCTAACCATTACCGCGACTTTTTACCCAACCACCACATGCAGTTTAAAATGATGCAATTTGCGCGTGAAAAAGGTGCGACGACTTATGATTTTGGAGGAACAGATAACAACCCTGACAAAGATTCAAGTCACTACGGTTTATGGGCGTTTAAAAAGGCATGGGGTACACGTTTGAGCGAAAAAATTGGGGAATTTGATTACGTGCTGAACCCTATTGTGTATAAAGCAGTCGAACAATTCAAACCGCAATTGACACAACTTAAAATTAAATTGGTGCGTCAAATCAAATCGATACAACAACGTAAAGGGCAAAAGAACGCATAAATAAAGTAAGCATGGTGTAATTTCAAAGTGTTACAACAAAGAAAAAACAGAGAAGGTGTCACGTTATGCATTTACATGTCTCGTAGGTGCTTATTCGTGTCACCTTTTAAGTGTGATAGAACGATACGCAGCGTTGTATCATACACATTTAATGGAAAGACTGCATTTTTTACGGTCTGAAATCATGATGTAGTAAAGTCATTTCAAAGGGAGAGATACGTGTGGTTAAAAAATTAATCGACTTCTCGTTATCGAACAAGTTTGCCATTTTATTGATGGTACTCCTTGTCATGCTGGGAGGCGTCTATGCAAGTTTTAAAATGAGGTTAGAATTGTTACCGGATACTGAACCACCAATGTTGACGATTACAACACCGATGCCGGGTGCCACTTCTGAAACTGTCATGAAAGAAATCAGTGGCCCGATTGATGAAGAAATACGGGGGATGGCAGGGGTCACAAGTGTTAAAACACAATCTTTATCAAACGCATCCATGATTACGGTCAATTTTGATGAAAGTACGGATATGGATAAAGCGGAACAAGATATTGAAAAAGCGCTGAAAAAGGTGGATTTACCAGGCGAGGCACAAACGTCGGACATTAAACGTAATTCAATGAACGCTTTTCCAGTGGTGGCATATTCGATTTTACATGACAAAGACGATGTGAAAGCGAGTACCAAAGCTGTTAAAGAACAGTTGATTCCGAAATTACAAACGATTGATGGGGTTCAACGTGCCACAGTGAATGGGCAAATCGAGCGTAAAGTGACGATAAAGTTCGATGATGTGAAACTCCAAAAGGCAGGGCTTAATGCAAAACAAGTGTCTGACTATATTGAAGGTGCAACAAAAGAATCTCCATTAGGTTTATTCCAATTTGGTGATACAGAAAAATCTGTCGTCGTTGATGGGCAATATGCTTCCGTTGACGCACTTAAAAATATGCAAATTCCGTTAGCACTTGCATCACAGTCTTCAGGCAGCAGCGCACAAGGACAACAAGACGGGGGTGCATCAGAGAGTGGTAGTGCAACGTCAGGTCAGGCACCTTCAAACAATCCACAAAGTGCACAAGCGGTTGCGTTAAGTGACCTTGCTGAAGTGAAGTTGTCAGATGAACGTCAGTCGATTTCTAGAACGAATGGTCAAGATGCTGTCGATGTTCAAATCGTTAAAACGCAAGGGGCCAATACGGTTGCTGTCGCTAACGATGTAAACCAAACGATACAAGATTTTGTGAAAGAGCATCCAGAACTTAAATCGGTCAAAATTATGGATACTTCTAAGCCGATTAAAGATTCACTCAATACGATGATAGAAAAAGCACTCCTCGGATCCATCGTGGCAGTCATTGTCATCATGTTGTTCTTAAGAAATGTGCGTATGACAGCGATTTCGATTGTTTCCATTCCGTTGTCTTTACTCATCGCAATGGTGGCGTTAAAACTGACAGATGTCTCATTAAACATACTGACATTAGGTGCGCTTACAGTTGCGATTGGTCGTGTCATTGATGATTCTATTGTCGTTATCGAGAACATTTACCGCCGACTGACACGTCAAGACGAGCCGTTATCCGGAGATGGACTCATCGTATCTGCAACAAAAGAAGTGTTCATCCCGATTATGTCATCCACATTAGTGACTATCGTCGTATTTGCACCACTTGCATTTGTGACAGGTTCGGTTGGCGAAATGTTTAGACCGTTTGCTTATGCGATTACATTTAGTTTACTTGCTTCATTACTTGTATCAATTACGATCGTGCCAGTGCTCGGTTCCATTTTCTTTAAACGTGGCTTGAAGCGTAAACCAAAATCCGAACTCGGTACAGTAGGCCGAGGATATCGAAAAGTATTGAATTGGAGTTTAAACCATAAATGGATTGTCATCATTTTAAGTACAGCCATTTTAATCGGTAGTATCGTATTAGGGAGTATGAAAATTGGAACGAGCTTCATTAGTACGGGTGAAGATAAGTTTATGGCATTAACCTATACACCAAAACCGGGTGAAACGAAGCAGAAAGTATTATCACATGCAGAAGAAGTCGAAAAATATTTGCTCGACAATCAACATGTCCGTCACGTGCAATATTCCGTGGGTGGCGCATCACCTGTTGACCCGACTGGCTCTACGAATAACATGGCGTTAATGGTCGAGTATGATTCCGATACACCGAACTTTGATCAAGAACCTGAACGCGTGTTAAA
Above is a genomic segment from Staphylococcus delphini containing:
- a CDS encoding lipid II:glycine glycyltransferase FemX codes for the protein MKRMNITDQEHDAFVKAHPNGDLLQLTKWGDTKKLTGWYAKRIAVGENGQLKGVAQLLFKKIPRTPFTLCYASRGFVVDYSDTVAVKTLLSEAIQVAQSEKAYTIKIDPDVEVDQGMTVVQDLLQMGFKHKGFKEGLAKDYIQPRMTMITPINQSDEALIQSFENRNRSKVRLALKRGTKVERKGREDLKIFADLMKETGERDGFLTRDVSYFETIYDALHPDGDAELFLVKLEPKPVLAELKVEQQKLQAEMDTLAEKDQNNKKVQNKLKDAAQKMKKNQALIDDMTQLERTHPEGIYLSGALLMFAGHKSYYLYGASSNHYRDFLPNHHMQFKMMQFAREKGATTYDFGGTDNNPDKDSSHYGLWAFKKAWGTRLSEKIGEFDYVLNPIVYKAVEQFKPQLTQLKIKLVRQIKSIQQRKGQKNA
- a CDS encoding efflux RND transporter permease subunit is translated as MVKKLIDFSLSNKFAILLMVLLVMLGGVYASFKMRLELLPDTEPPMLTITTPMPGATSETVMKEISGPIDEEIRGMAGVTSVKTQSLSNASMITVNFDESTDMDKAEQDIEKALKKVDLPGEAQTSDIKRNSMNAFPVVAYSILHDKDDVKASTKAVKEQLIPKLQTIDGVQRATVNGQIERKVTIKFDDVKLQKAGLNAKQVSDYIEGATKESPLGLFQFGDTEKSVVVDGQYASVDALKNMQIPLALASQSSGSSAQGQQDGGASESGSATSGQAPSNNPQSAQAVALSDLAEVKLSDERQSISRTNGQDAVDVQIVKTQGANTVAVANDVNQTIQDFVKEHPELKSVKIMDTSKPIKDSLNTMIEKALLGSIVAVIVIMLFLRNVRMTAISIVSIPLSLLIAMVALKLTDVSLNILTLGALTVAIGRVIDDSIVVIENIYRRLTRQDEPLSGDGLIVSATKEVFIPIMSSTLVTIVVFAPLAFVTGSVGEMFRPFAYAITFSLLASLLVSITIVPVLGSIFFKRGLKRKPKSELGTVGRGYRKVLNWSLNHKWIVIILSTAILIGSIVLGSMKIGTSFISTGEDKFMALTYTPKPGETKQKVLSHAEEVEKYLLDNQHVRHVQYSVGGASPVDPTGSTNNMALMVEYDSDTPNFDQEPERVLKHIKTYHHDGEWKNLDMGTGATSNTLNVEVTGPSTAAIEGTVKAIQQKMSQVSGLTNVKSDLTETYQQYEVKVDPNEAAKTGMTAGQLAMMLNQNIPDMTVSKVKDQNQTYDVVVQQEKDTHWTKEKLENTPIPSPTGDHRKLSDIATLKTTSTPNALVKKGGDYVSTVSATISGDDVGSISQEVMRQLNGLDTPSDVHTSLGGTNDDIQEAFSQLMIAMLAAIIIVYLVLVLTFKGALAPFTILFALPYTVIGVVFALMMTGETLSVPSMIGLLMLIGIVVTNAIVLIDRVITNEKAGLPMKEALLEAGGTRIRPILMTAIATIGALIPLLFGQDSSVLISKGLAATVIGGLLSSTLLTLIVVPVIYEILFTLKAKLTRRKKKA